Part of the Novosphingobium sp. KA1 genome is shown below.
CATGTTGGGGACGTCCCAGCCCGGGCTCAGCCGCATGCTCGCGCATATCGAGGACCGGCTGCGCTTCCGCCTGTTCGACCGCACGCGCGGCCGGTTGGTGCCCACGCAGGAGGCGCGCGCGCTGTTCGAGGAAATCGAGCATGTCTACAAGGGCTTCGCCGATCTCGAACATGTCGTGCAGCGCCTCGCCAAGGGCAGCGACCGGACCTTCCGGGTTGGCGCCTCGCCCTCGCTCGGGCATTCGGTGGTGCCGCAGATGCTCTCGCGGCTGACCGCGAACTATCCCGGTCTCACCATCCAGTTCGACATTCTCTCGGTCGAGCAGGCGGACGACTATCTGGCGCTTCAGCGCGGGGACTATGCCCTGACGGTATTCCCCATCGACCACCCCAACGTACTCTCGAGTCGCATCGGCAGCGGGCGGATGGTCTGCGCGGTGCCAGCCGATCACCCGCTGGTCGGGCGCGCGCGCATCTCGGTGGCCGATATTCGCGGCGAGGGCATCCAGTCGTTCCGTCATGATACCCCGCATGGGCGCATCATTGCGGAGATGTACGCCGCGGCGGGGGAGGAGTTGGAAGTCGCCACTTACGTGCGTTTTGCCGAAACGGCGGTGGCATTTGTCGCCAATGGGATGGGGCTGGCGCTGGTCGACAGCTTCACCGCGATGCAGGCCCATGCCGATGGCGTGCGCTTTCTGGAGTTCGACGCGCCGGGTGTGCTGCCGGTCTACATCAGCCGCAACATCGAGGCGGCGCGGCCCATCATCGGCGAGACTTTCGAGGAAATCGCGCGCAATATCCTGCTCA
Proteins encoded:
- a CDS encoding LysR family transcriptional regulator codes for the protein MLTIRQIEIFRAVMITKTVSGAARMLGTSQPGLSRMLAHIEDRLRFRLFDRTRGRLVPTQEARALFEEIEHVYKGFADLEHVVQRLAKGSDRTFRVGASPSLGHSVVPQMLSRLTANYPGLTIQFDILSVEQADDYLALQRGDYALTVFPIDHPNVLSSRIGSGRMVCAVPADHPLVGRARISVADIRGEGIQSFRHDTPHGRIIAEMYAAAGEELEVATYVRFAETAVAFVANGMGLALVDSFTAMQAHADGVRFLEFDAPGVLPVYISRNIEAARPIIGETFEEIARNILLNLPRARRPSGT